The DNA window ATTTGTGGACGAAGTTGTCTTCAGCTGTCCGAAGTGCGGAAAGGATATGCACCGGGAACCATATGTAATAGATACATGGTTTGACAGCGGCAGCGCCACCTATGCTGCCATGCATTATCCCTTTGAGAGGTCATTTTCACCTGATACCTCCCTGCCAGTTGATTTTGTTGGCGAAGCAGTTGATCAGACAAGGGGGTGGTTCTATACTCTTCTTGCCATATCTACCGTCCTTTTCGGAAAAAACGCTTACAGGAATGCAGTTTCAATAGACTTTATACTGGACAAATACGGAAAGAAGATGAGCAAGAGCAAAGGCAACTCAGTATATGCAATTGACCTTCTGAAACAGTTCGGTCCTGACCCGGTCAGACTTTTCTTCCTCACTGGTACGCAGTGGAAACCTAAGAACCTCGACGAAAAGGTTATAACTGACACATCAAGGAAGGTTCTTGGTACGCTGTTGAACGTCTACTCCTTTTTCGCCTCAAACGCTAACCTTGACAGCTACAGGTATTCGGGGCAGGTCATCCCGGGGAATGCGCTGGACAGGTGGATACTATCCAGGCTTAACACTACGGTATCTGCCGTCTCGGAAAGGATGGATGGATATTTCCTCAACGATTCGCTAAAATTGATTTCGGATTTCATTGAGGATCTCTCTAACTCCTACTTGCGGCTCTCCCGCAGGAGATTCTGGACAGAGGGCTCGCCTGAAGATAAGAAATCAGCGTACTCTGTGCTCTGGAAAACACTTGATACAACGGTAAAGCTACTTGCCCCAATAGCCCCCTTCTTCTCTGATTTTATTTACCGCAGGCTATCTTTGGGAAACGAGAGCGTACATGACCAGTTTTTCCCCATAGCGGAAACATCCCTAATGAATCCTGAGCTTGAAAATGAATTCAGCGTGGCTTTCGTGATACTCGAAAGCGTAAGGAGACTGAGGCAGGAGTCCAACATAAAAGGGAGGCAGCCAGTTACCGAGATACTTGTCTCAGCCAGAGAAAAGGTGAGCAAAGAGATTATCGGTATTATTAGCCAAGAACTCAATGCGAGGGAGGTGCGTTTCATAGATCCTTTACAGAGGCCACTCAGGCATAAGGCTACAGTGGTGTTTTCCAAAGCCGCCCCGGTTCTCAGGGACCGGGTGGGGGAACTTAAGCAGCTTGTCCAATCCCTGGATAATGAGGAATTGTATCGTGCTGTTAACGCTGGTGGACAGATTGAAAAAAACGGTCTTGTAATTTCAGGGGATTTCCTTGAATTCAGCGAGATACCCAGTGATCCATACTCCTACGCCACAGACGCAACAAAGGGAATTGATGTATTCCTGAACAGGAATATAGACAACGAATTGGCGATAGAGGGATCGGCACGGGAGCTGATCAGGAGAATACAGGTGATGAGAAAGGAAATGAGGTTGGAGTACTCCGACAGGATAATGACGAAAATCGACGCAGATGGGAAATTCAGGGAAGCAGTGGTGAAACTGAAACAGAGCATAATGAATGAAACGCTCAGTGATGACATCTCGCTTACCAAGCTAAGCACTGGAACTCTCTGGGACATAGACGGCGAGAGTGTCAGGATAATGGTCAGAAGAATATAGCCAGATTGCTGGATTATCCTGTTATACCTTTTGACTCGTTCACATCACTGCATTTACGGAAAAATAATAATGACTACAGCAATAACTGAGCGTTGCCTATGTCTGAAGTTTATATAGTTTCTGCAAAGAGGACCGCGATTGGAAAATTCGGCAAGGCTCTTTCTAAACTCCGTGCCCCGGAAATTGGATCAGCCGCAATAAAGGGAGTTATTATGGATTCCAGGGTAAACCCGGAAGATATTCAGGAAGTTATAATGGGAAATGTGATTCAGGCGGGAGTAGGACAGAATCCCGCCGGGCAGGCATCCACTCTTGCAGGTCTGAAGGACGAGGTCACGAAATACACAGTAAATGTGGTTTGCGCATCCGGAATGCTTGCAGTAGAGTCTGCGTTCAGGGAAATAAAGCTGGGAGAGCGTGATCTGATTATAGCTGGCGGGATGGAGAGTATGTCCAATGCTCCCCTGATTATACCCCCGGAGTTCAGGTGGGGACCAAAACAGCTTCTTTACAAGAACATGAAGATTGAGGATACCATGCTCAAAGATGGCCTTATAGACGCTTTTTACTTTGAGCACATGGGTGTGTCTGCCGATGCAACGGGGAAAAAGTATAACATTACCAGGGATCAGGTTGATGCGTTCTCGGTAAGGAGCCAGGAATATTCGCAGCGTGCCACTGAGACCGGAGAGTTTTCTAGGGAGATCGTTCCCCTTGAACAGTTGGCAAAGGATGAGGGTATCAGAAAAACCTCAATGGAAGACCTTAAGCGGCTTCCTGCTGCATTTGACCGGAATGGGATTCTGACGGCAGGTAACTCTTCACAGCTTTCGGACGGATCATCTGCCCTGTTGCTTGGATCCGAAGAAGCACTGGACGAACACAATCTCAAGCCCATTGCGAAGATTACAGGATATGAATCGGCTTCCCTTAACTCGAGGGACTTCGTCGAAGCGCCTATACCTGCCACTTCGAAGCTGCTTGACAGGCAGAAAAAGAGCATCGAGTATTATGATCTTGTGGAACACAACGAGGCTTTTTCAATAGCATCGCTAGTGGTACAGAAGAAGCTGGGTATTCCAGAAGATCGTTTCAACGTCAACGGTGGTGCTATTGCCCTTGGCCACCCACTTGGAAATAGCGGATCGAGAATTCTTGTGACGCTTATCAATGCGTTGCAGTCTAGGAAACTTAAGACTGGACTTGCGACCATATGTCACGGCGGCGGCGGAGGCCACACGATGACGCTTGAACTGGTCTGAGGTGATTAGAAATGAAGGTTTACACGAATATAATGGTGGAAGACAGTGAAAAGATAAGGATCATACGAATAGCAAAGGAGTCAAACCTCAACCCGCTGGATATAGAAACCCTAGAGGAGATAAAGGATGCCATTGAAGGATCAGATGGCAGAATTATAGTGATTAGGGGAAGCGACAGGGCGTTTTCGGCAGGAGCAAACATAAAGAAATTTGAAGGCCTTGATGACAGGGGATCCTACGATATGGCTAGACGCGGGCATATTGTCATGGACTTCATCGCCTCTTACGGAAGGCCTGTTATTGCTGCTATAAATGGATTCGCACTTGGCGGAGGATTCGAACTCGCGCTTGCTTGCGACATACGAATTGCATCTCCAGAGACCAAACTTGGCCTGACTGAGACAAATCTCGGCATCCTCCCAGGGTGGGGTGGAACGCAGCGCTTGAAGAGCATGGTTGGAATAACCAGGGCCTTTGAGATGATCTCCATGGGCAAGATGATTACGGCAGAGGAAGCTTTCAAGCTGGGAATCGTCAATTCAATCACACCGCAGTATTTTGAAGAGGCATTGAAGATTGCAGAGGAATATTCAAACAGAGCCATGGTAGCCATCTCCTACGTTAAGGATCTCATGAACAGATCTGGCAGAGATGGCTTTGAGCTTGAGAAGGAAAAATTTGGCTTGGTATTCAGGACCGAGGATCACAGGGAAGGGGTCAAGGCATTTGTGGAAAAGCGAAAGCCCTCCTATCATTGGAAATGATCCGTTTATCTTCCCTTTGGCACCTGGGAAACGAGATGGATATTCTCGTCGAATTCTTTTTCGGTGAACATGCCCCTGTATGTAAATACTGATCTGTATTTCTCGGCACTGTCCGGAAATACAGTGACTATGGTTCCTTTATCTGTGCTTTCTGCAACTTTCATGGCTGCAGCGGCGTTAGCGCCGGAAGATAGTCCAACAAAAAGACCATGATGTTTCAGCAGACTCTTTGTTTCGGATATTGCCATCTCGTCAGTCACGGTAATCCACTCGTCCACAAGGTTTCTGTTACGATCTATTATTTCGGGTACCTTTGACACGGAAAGGTTCTTAAGCCCCTGGATGTGATGCCCCTTCTCTGGCTCCACACCAATTATTTTTGTGGACGGCGAGAATTTCTTGAAATACGTCGCGAGGCCGGTGAGTGTGCCGCCTGTACCAATACAAACCACTACATGCGTCGGATACTTCCCCGAGAGCGCCTCGACGATCTCTGGACCGGTAGTATAATAATGCGCCAATGTATTGTTTCTGTTGGAATACTGGTCCAGATTGACATATTTCTCAGGGTGTTCCTTAATCAGAGATTTAACCATCTCAATTGCCGGATCAATAGAAATCCTCGCACCGGGTTGTGAATCTCCGTCCATTACTGTCAAGGACTGCCCCGATCTCCGAATTGCGTCTTTTGTTTCCGGACTGCTCCCGGCCGGCACTATAATTTCTGCAGAGATTCCGAGCATCCTAGCGATGTTGGCGATAGCTATACCTGTATTGCCTGAACTCGCTTCAAGTATCACCTTTTCCTTTGTCAGCATACCACTATGGATCATATCACTGATCATGAAAAAGGAAGCTCTATCCTTAATGGATTTGAACCGATTAAAATACTCAAGCTTGGCATACATCTTGTTATTTCCTTTGTTCCCTATGGGGGCTAGTGGTGTCCTTCCGATGCCAAGTTCGTAGGCTTCATCTCTGATCTTAAAATAGTGGCGGTCATCCTCTGTCATTGTCAGCCCATAATTCAGTGATGGGTAAAATGCTTATGCGTAACGTCCCTGTATTACTTAAATCAATAAATATATATATTAATAAGGCGTAAAGTGTCTGACAAAGACAGCCATGATAATCGAATCTATTGAAATGGATAATTTCAAATCGTTTGGAAAAAAGAAAAAGATCGAATTTAAGAATGGTCTGACCGTTATCAGCGGCCCAAACGGAAGTGGAAAAAGTAACATCGGCGACGCCCTGCTTTTTGTGCTTGGGGTGAGGTCGACAAAATCCGTGAGAGCCGATCGTCTGTCTGATCTGATTCATCGATCATCAGACAACGATCCTGGCAGGAAATACTGCAGTGTGCAGATCAATTTTGACAACGGCGAAGATAATGATGACCCAGATAAGCGCAGGATTAGCATAAGGAGAGAACTCACCTTTGATGGCACCGATTATAAGAGCAATTATTACATACGCGACGTCAGGGTAAAGCACTCTGATGTTGAACAACTCCTTGATTCCATGAAAATATATCTGGATGGGTACAGTTTTGTACTTCAGGGTGACATAAACAACCTCATCAAGATGACTGGAATTGAGAGAAGAAAATTACTTGAGGCAATAGCCGGAGTAGAGAGTTATAACAACCAGATAGAGAGTGCAAAGTCAGATATCAACGGCATAAATGAAAATATGATCAAACTCGAAGTAAGGGCGCAGGATGAAAAGTTGCAGGTAGACGGATTGAGTCATGATAAAGAAGTGGCAGAAAAATACCTGCAGATCTCGTCCAAGATGAAGG is part of the Thermoplasmataceae archaeon genome and encodes:
- the ileS gene encoding isoleucine--tRNA ligase, which encodes MAENIYDPVDTSSNMQDIAKDTLEFWNKYNIPAKNINSDRGTKDFYFLEGPPTANGRPHVGHLSTFVIKDAVVRYKYMNNFRIRRRTGGWDCHGLPVELEAEKHFGFKTKKEIEDFGIGAFNQYCRESVFKYIEEWKEVNALFGKWFDLDRAYVTLRDDYIESEWWALSQLFKTGMLYKSYKIVPYCPRCETSLSSHEVSQGYEEIEEPAVFVKFRETGKTNRYFLAWTTTPWTLPSNQFLVVNSDIDYDLVEFKGEEYYVAAALVKNIFRGEFKVLASFRGNELVGKTYERPIEFLKVPEGSLVVVSGSFVTTEDGTGIVHASPAFGADDFEIAKERETKILNPVNASGKYNSEELPWNNLFIKDADPKIVEYLRLTGKLFRVQKHRHTYPFCYRCGTPMLYYPLDAWYIRMSGVRDQLVENNRKVNWVPDFLKEGRFGNFLTEAKDWALSRNRYWGTPLPVWRCENNHYESIGSRAELKSKGCTVPSDLHRPFVDEVVFSCPKCGKDMHREPYVIDTWFDSGSATYAAMHYPFERSFSPDTSLPVDFVGEAVDQTRGWFYTLLAISTVLFGKNAYRNAVSIDFILDKYGKKMSKSKGNSVYAIDLLKQFGPDPVRLFFLTGTQWKPKNLDEKVITDTSRKVLGTLLNVYSFFASNANLDSYRYSGQVIPGNALDRWILSRLNTTVSAVSERMDGYFLNDSLKLISDFIEDLSNSYLRLSRRRFWTEGSPEDKKSAYSVLWKTLDTTVKLLAPIAPFFSDFIYRRLSLGNESVHDQFFPIAETSLMNPELENEFSVAFVILESVRRLRQESNIKGRQPVTEILVSAREKVSKEIIGIISQELNAREVRFIDPLQRPLRHKATVVFSKAAPVLRDRVGELKQLVQSLDNEELYRAVNAGGQIEKNGLVISGDFLEFSEIPSDPYSYATDATKGIDVFLNRNIDNELAIEGSARELIRRIQVMRKEMRLEYSDRIMTKIDADGKFREAVVKLKQSIMNETLSDDISLTKLSTGTLWDIDGESVRIMVRRI
- a CDS encoding acetyl-CoA C-acetyltransferase — its product is MSEVYIVSAKRTAIGKFGKALSKLRAPEIGSAAIKGVIMDSRVNPEDIQEVIMGNVIQAGVGQNPAGQASTLAGLKDEVTKYTVNVVCASGMLAVESAFREIKLGERDLIIAGGMESMSNAPLIIPPEFRWGPKQLLYKNMKIEDTMLKDGLIDAFYFEHMGVSADATGKKYNITRDQVDAFSVRSQEYSQRATETGEFSREIVPLEQLAKDEGIRKTSMEDLKRLPAAFDRNGILTAGNSSQLSDGSSALLLGSEEALDEHNLKPIAKITGYESASLNSRDFVEAPIPATSKLLDRQKKSIEYYDLVEHNEAFSIASLVVQKKLGIPEDRFNVNGGAIALGHPLGNSGSRILVTLINALQSRKLKTGLATICHGGGGGHTMTLELV
- a CDS encoding enoyl-CoA hydratase-related protein — translated: MKVYTNIMVEDSEKIRIIRIAKESNLNPLDIETLEEIKDAIEGSDGRIIVIRGSDRAFSAGANIKKFEGLDDRGSYDMARRGHIVMDFIASYGRPVIAAINGFALGGGFELALACDIRIASPETKLGLTETNLGILPGWGGTQRLKSMVGITRAFEMISMGKMITAEEAFKLGIVNSITPQYFEEALKIAEEYSNRAMVAISYVKDLMNRSGRDGFELEKEKFGLVFRTEDHREGVKAFVEKRKPSYHWK
- a CDS encoding cysteine synthase family protein, translated to MTEDDRHYFKIRDEAYELGIGRTPLAPIGNKGNNKMYAKLEYFNRFKSIKDRASFFMISDMIHSGMLTKEKVILEASSGNTGIAIANIARMLGISAEIIVPAGSSPETKDAIRRSGQSLTVMDGDSQPGARISIDPAIEMVKSLIKEHPEKYVNLDQYSNRNNTLAHYYTTGPEIVEALSGKYPTHVVVCIGTGGTLTGLATYFKKFSPSTKIIGVEPEKGHHIQGLKNLSVSKVPEIIDRNRNLVDEWITVTDEMAISETKSLLKHHGLFVGLSSGANAAAAMKVAESTDKGTIVTVFPDSAEKYRSVFTYRGMFTEKEFDENIHLVSQVPKGR